In Opitutaceae bacterium TAV5, one genomic interval encodes:
- a CDS encoding 30S ribosomal protein S30, with product MNRHTATQNEARELIVSGIHLELTPSLKTFVQEKADKLFRHEERILRIRIELECDQQTRDPGQRFIAKGHMQIHGPELNAAVVSGECHKSVNMLVDKLDRMLRRRSRFMKVQRHRTSTVQLAEAATAAIA from the coding sequence ATGAACAGACATACCGCCACACAAAATGAAGCCCGCGAGCTGATAGTATCCGGCATCCACCTCGAGTTGACGCCATCGCTGAAAACGTTCGTCCAGGAAAAAGCCGACAAACTGTTCCGTCACGAGGAGCGCATCCTGCGCATCCGCATCGAACTCGAATGTGACCAGCAAACCCGCGATCCCGGCCAGCGCTTCATCGCCAAGGGGCACATGCAGATTCACGGTCCCGAACTCAATGCCGCCGTCGTTTCCGGCGAATGCCACAAGTCGGTCAACATGCTCGTCGACAAACTCGACCGGATGCTCCGTCGCCGCTCGCGTTTCATGAAAGTGCAACGCCACCGCACCAGCACCGTGCAGCTCGCCGAAGCTGCCACCGCCGCCATCGCCTGA